From Salarias fasciatus chromosome 12, fSalaFa1.1, whole genome shotgun sequence, the proteins below share one genomic window:
- the ube2d4 gene encoding ubiquitin-conjugating enzyme E2 D4 gives MALKRIQKELSDLQRDPPAQCSAGPVGEDLFHWQATIMGPSDSPYQSGVFFLTIHFPTDYPFKPPKVAFTTKIYHPNINSNGSICLDILRSQWSPALTVSKVLLSICSLLCDPNPDDPLVPEIAHTYKADREKYNKLAREWTQKYAM, from the exons ATGGCGTTGAAAAGAATTCAGAAg GAGctgtcagacctgcagagggACCCTCCTGCTCAGTGCTCTGCTGGACCAGTCGGAGAAGATT tgtttcactgGCAGGCCACGATAATGGGTCCG AGTGACAGCCCTTATCAGAGTGGAGTGTTTTTCCTCACCATTCACTTCCCTACAGATTACCCCTTCAAACCACCCAAA GTTGCGTTCACAACAAAAATTTACCACCCTAATATCAACAGCAATGGGAGTATTTGTCTGGACATCCTGAGATCGCAATGGTCCCCCGCACTTACAGTATCTAAAG TATTATTGTCTATTTGCTCTCTCCTTTGTGATCCAAACCCGGACGACCCACTGGTACCAGAGATCGCGCATACGTACAAGGCTGATCGGGAAAA GTACAACAAATTGGCGAGGGAATGGACACAGAAGTATGCAATGTGA